The Gillisia sp. Hel_I_86 genome has a segment encoding these proteins:
- a CDS encoding tetratricopeptide repeat protein has product MKINLILLLAFLLIISCKDSTSEKEKDNKITKAEDYNNFLAIQKARSTSPYFELWNSKITADSMELSSFTAVAGQYNMFFESTGDIAYLKKAEQALEKAVQVANIDKEKYYRALARNYISQHRFKEAMVYADSAAQLSKNIPATQHLLFDVHMELGNYGKADSIKKLFADPEDFDYIIRAAKWNDYKGKLDMTIMFMERAKEKAEASKNRGQLLWVYSNIADYYGHDGRIQDSYEHYLKTLEIDSSNAYAKKGIAWIAYSKDNNSVEAQRILDSVLTGHVSPDYYLLKAEIVEFENDKKAKKSAMDSFWKLANDPAYGNMYNTYKIEALTEHAATKKEALALAEQEIENRATPETYQLLALANLANGNKEKALAIINDHVVDKTFEPTALLTMAKIYKANMMPDMVIDIKEELLEAGYEMGPVKLREIHAL; this is encoded by the coding sequence ATGAAAATCAATTTAATTTTATTGTTAGCATTTTTGCTAATAATAAGCTGTAAGGATTCAACATCAGAAAAGGAAAAAGATAATAAGATAACCAAAGCTGAAGATTACAATAATTTTCTAGCTATTCAAAAAGCAAGATCTACATCTCCTTATTTTGAATTATGGAATTCCAAGATCACTGCAGATAGTATGGAACTTTCAAGTTTTACTGCCGTAGCCGGCCAGTATAATATGTTTTTCGAATCTACTGGAGACATTGCTTATCTTAAAAAGGCGGAGCAAGCTTTAGAAAAAGCCGTTCAAGTAGCCAATATTGACAAAGAAAAATATTACAGGGCTTTGGCCAGAAATTACATTTCCCAGCATAGATTTAAAGAAGCAATGGTTTATGCCGATTCTGCGGCTCAATTATCTAAAAATATACCTGCTACCCAGCATTTGCTTTTTGATGTTCACATGGAATTAGGAAATTATGGCAAAGCAGATAGCATCAAGAAGCTTTTTGCAGACCCAGAGGATTTCGATTATATTATTAGAGCTGCAAAATGGAATGATTATAAAGGGAAGCTGGACATGACCATTATGTTCATGGAAAGAGCTAAAGAAAAAGCTGAAGCCAGTAAAAATAGAGGACAACTTTTATGGGTGTATTCCAACATAGCCGATTATTATGGCCATGATGGAAGAATTCAGGATAGTTATGAGCACTATTTAAAAACCTTGGAAATAGACAGTTCCAATGCCTACGCTAAAAAAGGAATTGCATGGATAGCATATTCAAAAGATAATAATAGTGTAGAAGCACAAAGAATTCTTGATTCCGTTTTAACAGGACATGTATCCCCAGATTATTATTTACTAAAAGCTGAAATAGTAGAATTTGAAAACGACAAAAAAGCAAAGAAATCTGCAATGGACTCTTTTTGGAAATTGGCAAATGATCCAGCTTATGGAAATATGTATAATACCTACAAAATTGAAGCATTAACTGAACATGCTGCAACTAAAAAAGAAGCATTGGCTTTGGCGGAACAAGAAATCGAGAACAGGGCAACTCCCGAGACGTATCAGTTATTGGCTTTGGCCAATTTGGCAAATGGCAATAAAGAAAAAGCTTTGGCAATAATAAACGATCATGTTGTTGATAAAACTTTTGAGCCTACTGCCTTACTTACCATGGCAAAGATTTACAAAGCTAACATGATGCCCGATATGGTTATAGATATTAAGGAAGAATTACTGGAAGCAGGCTACGAAATGGGACCTGTTAAATTAAGGGAGATTCACGCTTTATAG
- a CDS encoding DUF4382 domain-containing protein, with translation MKKRSTNMRMKKFTGFLVAILAVTLLFSCSDDDSNGENSARVKVRMTDAPGDYKAVFVNVVDVMVKSDASVSEEGWVSLSGVQTGVYDLLELTGGTTQLLADAEVEAGYLSQIRLVLGGDNYLILNDGSRQELSTPSAQQSGLKIKVDQELEAGLEYEFLLDFDVDQSIVSAGNSGGFILKPVIRATATAETGTIVGAVHPTNFQYEITAQNAANKISAFTNANGEFALNGVPAGVYKITITPSSLSGFQVKTMNNIEVTANGTIDLETIFLN, from the coding sequence ATGAAAAAGCGATCAACAAATATGAGAATGAAGAAATTTACAGGATTTTTAGTGGCTATACTTGCTGTAACCTTATTGTTTAGCTGTAGTGATGATGATTCCAATGGAGAGAATTCTGCTAGAGTAAAAGTGAGAATGACCGATGCCCCGGGTGATTACAAAGCAGTCTTTGTAAATGTGGTAGATGTTATGGTAAAATCTGACGCTTCAGTTTCTGAAGAAGGTTGGGTGAGTCTATCTGGTGTGCAAACAGGCGTGTATGATCTTTTAGAGCTTACAGGTGGAACAACACAATTACTGGCAGATGCTGAGGTGGAAGCTGGATATCTTAGTCAGATTAGACTAGTACTTGGTGGAGACAATTATTTAATTTTAAATGATGGTTCAAGACAAGAACTAAGTACTCCAAGTGCACAACAATCTGGATTAAAAATTAAAGTAGATCAAGAATTAGAGGCAGGACTAGAGTATGAGTTTTTGTTAGATTTTGATGTAGATCAATCAATTGTATCTGCTGGTAATTCAGGTGGTTTTATTTTAAAGCCTGTGATTCGTGCTACTGCAACTGCTGAAACTGGAACTATTGTAGGAGCAGTTCACCCAACAAATTTTCAATATGAGATTACTGCACAAAATGCAGCTAACAAAATTTCTGCTTTTACAAATGCCAATGGAGAATTTGCATTAAACGGAGTTCCTGCAGGAGTTTATAAAATTACCATTACACCTTCTTCATTGTCTGGATTCCAAGTGAAAACAATGAATAACATTGAGGTTACTGCTAACGGAACCATAGATTTGGAAACGATCTTTTTGAATTAG
- a CDS encoding CoA transferase subunit A — MIKKTVKNVQEALDGVKDGMTMMLGGFGLSGIPENSISELVKLNLKDLTCISNNAGVDDFGLGLLLHKKQIKKMISSYVGENAEFERQMLSGELDVELTPQGTLAAKCQAAQQGFPAVYTPAGFGTEVAEGKETREFDGKMYVLEHAYKADFAFVKAWKGDEAGNLIFKGTARNFNPLMCGAATITVAEVEELVKPGELDPNQIHIPGIFVQRIFQGKNYEKRIEQRTVRKSMD; from the coding sequence ATGATCAAAAAAACCGTAAAGAACGTTCAGGAAGCACTAGATGGTGTAAAGGATGGGATGACAATGATGCTAGGGGGCTTCGGACTTAGTGGTATCCCAGAAAACTCTATTTCAGAATTAGTAAAACTCAATCTCAAAGATCTTACTTGTATTTCCAATAATGCAGGGGTAGATGATTTTGGTTTAGGATTGTTGCTTCATAAAAAGCAAATCAAGAAAATGATCTCTTCTTACGTTGGAGAAAATGCTGAATTCGAAAGACAAATGCTAAGTGGCGAACTGGATGTAGAGTTAACTCCTCAAGGAACCTTAGCAGCAAAGTGCCAGGCAGCCCAGCAAGGATTTCCTGCGGTCTATACACCGGCCGGTTTTGGAACCGAGGTTGCCGAAGGAAAGGAAACCCGCGAATTCGATGGTAAAATGTATGTTTTGGAGCATGCATACAAAGCCGACTTTGCTTTTGTAAAGGCATGGAAAGGGGATGAAGCTGGGAATCTTATTTTCAAAGGAACAGCGCGAAACTTCAATCCTTTAATGTGCGGTGCAGCAACAATCACCGTTGCCGAGGTGGAAGAATTGGTGAAGCCGGGTGAGCTGGATCCAAATCAAATTCATATCCCTGGAATATTTGTTCAGCGAATCTTTCAAGGAAAGAATTATGAAAAAAGAATTGAACAGAGAACGGTACGTAAGTCAATGGATTAA
- a CDS encoding acyl-ACP desaturase: MALSNIRLEVMKTVEKQVDSFVDKYLIPVEEIWQPTDLLPNLQSENYIDEIKQIREESKELGYDFWVVLVADMVTEEALPTYESWLMDMEGVQQHGRHDGWSKWIRHWTGEENRHGDTLNKYLYLSGRVDMKEIEKTTQYLINDGFDIGTGRDPYKNFIYTSFQELATNISHKRVGQLAKNKGNKMLAKMCNVIAGDEMRHHLAYREFVNIIFEHDPSEMMLAFQDMMKKKIVMPAQFIRESGEGIATAFENFSNAAQRLGVYTTYDYIDILKKLNEYWQIDKFTSLTDDAEKARDYLMALPDRMTRIASRIAIPQDQHQFKWVAPNGML, encoded by the coding sequence ATGGCATTAAGCAATATCCGGTTAGAAGTAATGAAAACTGTCGAGAAGCAGGTAGACAGCTTTGTAGATAAGTATTTAATTCCGGTAGAAGAAATTTGGCAACCTACAGACCTTTTGCCAAACCTACAAAGTGAAAATTATATAGACGAAATTAAACAGATCCGTGAAGAGTCTAAAGAATTAGGCTATGACTTCTGGGTTGTTCTGGTAGCCGATATGGTTACAGAAGAGGCTTTACCCACTTACGAATCTTGGTTAATGGATATGGAAGGGGTGCAACAACATGGGAGACATGATGGTTGGTCCAAATGGATTAGACATTGGACAGGAGAAGAAAACCGGCATGGTGATACCTTGAACAAATACCTTTACCTATCTGGAAGGGTAGATATGAAAGAAATAGAAAAGACTACTCAATATTTAATTAATGATGGTTTTGATATTGGAACCGGGCGTGATCCTTATAAAAACTTTATATATACCAGCTTCCAAGAGCTGGCCACCAACATTTCCCATAAGCGGGTGGGTCAACTTGCCAAGAACAAAGGAAATAAAATGCTTGCCAAAATGTGCAATGTTATTGCCGGGGATGAAATGAGGCATCATTTAGCCTATCGAGAATTTGTAAACATCATTTTTGAGCATGACCCAAGCGAGATGATGTTGGCTTTTCAGGATATGATGAAAAAGAAAATTGTAATGCCTGCACAATTTATAAGGGAATCTGGGGAAGGAATTGCAACAGCCTTTGAAAATTTCTCCAATGCGGCACAGCGTTTAGGTGTTTACACAACTTACGATTATATAGACATCTTAAAAAAGCTTAATGAATACTGGCAAATAGATAAATTCACCTCTCTTACAGATGACGCTGAAAAAGCTAGGGATTATTTAATGGCTTTACCAGATAGAATGACACGTATTGCAAGCAGGATTGCTATTCCTCAAGATCAACACCAATTTAAATGGGTAGCACCCAACGGAATGTTATAA
- a CDS encoding metallophosphoesterase family protein encodes MNRTIAIGDIHGGLKALIQLLERIDLLPSDKLIFLGDYVDGWSDSANVVSYLIDLAKQNSCIFLRGNHDDLTEEWLKTGDLNEQWLQHGGQSSIDAYRNFSSEEIEEHLNFYSQMVNYYIDQDNNLFVHAGFTNIHGPEKEYHPKTVFWDRTLWEMLLSLDKKLDRSNDYYPKRLLLFEEIFIGHTPVTRIGKEKPVNIANVWNVDTGAAFKGKISAIEVTTKKIWQSDPVHELYPNEDGRN; translated from the coding sequence ATGAACAGAACAATTGCCATTGGCGATATTCATGGGGGGCTTAAAGCGCTTATCCAGCTTCTTGAGAGGATTGATCTTTTACCAAGTGATAAACTCATTTTCTTGGGAGATTATGTAGATGGATGGAGCGACTCTGCCAATGTGGTTTCCTATTTAATTGACCTTGCAAAACAGAATTCCTGTATTTTTTTAAGAGGAAATCATGATGATCTTACGGAAGAATGGTTGAAAACAGGAGATTTAAATGAACAATGGCTGCAACATGGGGGGCAATCGAGTATAGATGCGTATAGAAATTTTTCTTCCGAAGAAATAGAGGAACATTTAAATTTCTATTCTCAAATGGTAAATTATTATATAGATCAAGATAACAACCTATTTGTGCATGCCGGATTTACAAATATTCATGGTCCGGAAAAGGAATATCATCCAAAAACCGTATTTTGGGATAGAACCCTATGGGAAATGCTGCTTTCGCTAGATAAAAAGCTAGATCGAAGTAATGATTATTATCCAAAACGCTTACTTCTCTTTGAAGAGATCTTTATAGGACATACGCCCGTAACACGCATTGGGAAAGAAAAACCAGTGAATATTGCAAACGTTTGGAATGTGGATACTGGGGCAGCATTCAAAGGAAAAATCTCTGCGATAGAGGTCACAACCAAAAAGATTTGGCAAAGTGACCCTGTTCATGAACTCTATCCGAATGAGGACGGGAGAAATTAA
- a CDS encoding ATP-binding protein: MINKRLLIKNLLAHNDENSFYDKKRTLNIGQKEGKAKFLKHVCALANSNPKNNSYIVIGVEDEDNFITGVDFFDDSKIQNLINAYLENPPLVSYENIPFPHLPDHLVVGLVTIRPNNGKVCALRKNIWKYYGGAVYIREGSISMPKNFGIELKDINSKIVASIENHAQNNIELTLDGVFDFMNKRKDFHPSYKVFKEYFVVCWAGKTKQIKGETYYSRLDIELINEQVKLFYSELDVVSIRIDKDYFKIIEYMHLGLQDKYQYYPLEEVSISFKDNAGYDMESKLLFKPPQFDKKILYHIYNSNNALLEKLKKGSKLTKNEEKDLLKMPASYLICYFNEFDASMDKLEEAKEYLKIHSKKAYQSYKESMRILRKVKYN, from the coding sequence ATGATCAACAAACGCCTATTAATAAAAAACCTGCTCGCCCATAACGACGAGAACAGCTTTTATGATAAAAAACGGACGTTGAATATTGGCCAAAAGGAAGGCAAAGCTAAATTCTTAAAACATGTATGTGCGCTTGCAAATTCCAATCCCAAGAATAATTCTTACATAGTGATTGGGGTAGAAGATGAAGACAACTTTATTACCGGGGTAGATTTTTTTGATGATAGCAAGATCCAAAACTTAATAAATGCCTATTTGGAAAACCCTCCCTTGGTTTCCTATGAGAATATTCCGTTTCCACATTTACCAGATCATTTAGTGGTGGGATTGGTTACCATTAGACCCAATAATGGAAAGGTTTGTGCCCTCCGAAAAAATATTTGGAAATACTATGGGGGAGCAGTTTATATTCGGGAAGGCAGTATTAGCATGCCCAAGAATTTCGGGATAGAATTAAAAGATATCAACTCTAAAATTGTCGCTTCGATAGAGAACCATGCGCAGAATAATATCGAGCTAACCCTAGATGGCGTTTTCGATTTTATGAACAAACGAAAGGATTTTCATCCGTCCTACAAAGTCTTTAAAGAATATTTCGTGGTTTGCTGGGCAGGAAAAACGAAGCAAATAAAGGGAGAAACCTACTATTCCCGATTGGATATCGAGTTGATAAATGAACAGGTTAAATTGTTTTATTCAGAACTGGATGTAGTAAGTATACGTATAGACAAAGATTATTTCAAAATTATCGAATATATGCATTTAGGGCTTCAGGATAAGTATCAGTATTATCCGCTGGAAGAGGTGAGTATAAGTTTTAAAGATAATGCAGGCTACGATATGGAAAGCAAACTGCTATTTAAACCGCCCCAATTCGATAAAAAAATTCTTTATCATATCTATAATTCCAATAATGCGTTGCTTGAAAAACTGAAAAAAGGATCCAAGCTCACTAAAAATGAGGAAAAGGATTTACTTAAAATGCCCGCTTCCTATTTAATATGTTATTTTAATGAATTTGATGCATCCATGGATAAATTGGAAGAAGCAAAGGAATATTTGAAGATCCATAGCAAGAAGGCATATCAATCTTATAAAGAAAGCATGAGAATCCTTAGAAAGGTAAAATATAACTAA
- a CDS encoding four helix bundle protein, whose product MIEKRNPVLEKSIDFALIVMEFCELLEQNRKFVIANQLLKAGTSIGANIHESQNAESRIDFIHKMKIALKELEETKYWLILCDRAKSYPFNPALKTSVDELGLIMYKIVSTSKRNLAK is encoded by the coding sequence ATGATAGAAAAAAGAAATCCAGTCTTGGAAAAGTCAATTGATTTTGCGTTAATCGTTATGGAGTTTTGCGAACTTCTAGAGCAGAATCGCAAATTTGTAATCGCAAATCAATTACTAAAGGCTGGGACGAGTATTGGTGCCAATATACATGAATCTCAAAATGCAGAGAGTAGGATAGATTTCATTCATAAAATGAAGATTGCATTAAAGGAATTGGAAGAAACAAAATATTGGTTAATACTTTGTGATCGAGCAAAATCTTATCCTTTCAATCCAGCCCTAAAAACCAGCGTTGATGAATTAGGCTTAATCATGTATAAAATTGTAAGTACTAGTAAAAGAAACTTAGCTAAATAA
- a CDS encoding CoA transferase subunit B, translating into MLDKNGIAKRIAQEVQDGYYVNLGIGIPTLVANFVRDDINVEFQSENGILGMGPFPFEGEEDADLINAGKQTITALPGASFFDSAMSFGMIRGQHVDLTILGAMEVAENGDIANWKIPGKMVKGMGGAMDLVASAENIIVAMMHTNRAGESKLLKRCSLPLTGVGCVTKIVTELAVIEVADKGFKLLERAPGVSVEDIKKATEGTLIVEGDIPEMKLN; encoded by the coding sequence ATGTTAGACAAAAACGGAATTGCAAAAAGGATTGCGCAAGAAGTTCAAGATGGTTACTATGTTAACCTTGGGATTGGGATCCCCACTTTGGTTGCCAATTTTGTTAGGGATGATATAAACGTAGAATTTCAGAGCGAGAACGGGATTTTAGGAATGGGACCATTCCCTTTTGAAGGAGAAGAGGATGCCGATCTTATTAATGCCGGAAAACAAACCATCACAGCCTTGCCTGGAGCTAGCTTTTTTGATTCTGCCATGAGCTTCGGGATGATTCGTGGGCAACATGTGGACCTTACGATCCTTGGAGCTATGGAAGTAGCGGAGAATGGAGATATTGCCAATTGGAAGATCCCCGGAAAGATGGTGAAAGGAATGGGTGGCGCAATGGATCTCGTAGCATCTGCTGAAAACATCATAGTTGCTATGATGCATACCAATAGGGCTGGAGAATCCAAATTATTGAAAAGGTGTTCTTTACCCTTAACAGGAGTTGGTTGTGTCACCAAAATAGTAACAGAATTGGCGGTGATCGAGGTTGCTGACAAAGGCTTCAAATTGTTGGAACGAGCTCCCGGGGTAAGTGTGGAAGATATTAAAAAAGCAACTGAAGGAACATTGATTGTTGAAGGTGATATTCCTGAGATGAAATTGAATTAA
- a CDS encoding DUF4331 family protein, with protein MKKIKIFAVLGIILAVPVFIAADHVDAPGVAGTSADIADFYAFEPTIGSDNTVFIVNVQSNVLPDLTYGAFDEDVLIEINIDLDGDLVEDQVIQAIPRDGIMYFFGPFAPSSTGLDSQVATGNALGSVEISSNTAITTTTSNGVSLFAGPRQDAFYFDFNRFNQVIAPTEEDHSGFNVPGIDTFDGANTLSIALEVPNSLLGTPTAMNVINVPVYKTWVTTNRKQ; from the coding sequence ATGAAAAAGATTAAAATTTTTGCGGTTTTAGGAATAATATTGGCCGTGCCAGTATTTATTGCCGCCGATCACGTTGATGCTCCAGGAGTAGCGGGAACTTCTGCTGATATTGCAGACTTCTATGCTTTCGAGCCCACAATAGGCTCAGACAATACTGTCTTTATAGTAAATGTCCAATCCAATGTTTTACCAGATTTAACATATGGCGCTTTCGATGAAGATGTGCTTATCGAGATCAATATAGATTTAGATGGTGACTTGGTAGAAGATCAAGTTATTCAAGCTATTCCTAGAGATGGAATTATGTATTTCTTTGGGCCATTCGCTCCATCGTCTACTGGATTAGATAGTCAAGTAGCAACTGGAAATGCTTTAGGATCTGTAGAAATTTCTTCTAATACTGCAATTACAACTACCACTAGTAATGGCGTTTCCTTATTTGCTGGACCAAGACAAGATGCTTTCTATTTTGACTTTAATCGTTTCAATCAAGTAATTGCCCCTACAGAAGAAGATCATTCAGGATTTAATGTTCCTGGCATAGATACTTTTGATGGTGCCAATACTTTATCTATTGCATTGGAAGTGCCAAATTCTTTATTGGGAACCCCTACTGCCATGAATGTAATAAATGTACCTGTGTATAAAACTTGGGTGACTACGAACAGGAAACAATAA
- a CDS encoding SDR family NAD(P)-dependent oxidoreductase: MTKIALITGATSGIGKATAFAFAKKNMNLILCGRKTAILKELEVELSKQVVVTTLNFDVRDKNEVFKKIESLPESFKNIDILINNAGNAHGLDPIQDGNLDDWDAMLDINVKGLLYVSKAVIPGMIERKSGHIINIGSTAGKEVYPNGNVYCASKFAVDALNQAMRIDLNKTGIKVGAVNPGLTQTDFSKVRFKGDNEKAEKVYQGFEALQPEDIADIISFVVSRPYHVNIADLTVMPSAQASSTILNKNKDS, translated from the coding sequence ATGACAAAAATTGCCTTAATCACAGGAGCCACCAGCGGAATTGGAAAAGCAACCGCATTTGCATTTGCTAAAAAGAACATGAATTTGATCTTATGTGGAAGAAAAACAGCGATTCTGAAAGAATTGGAAGTAGAACTGTCCAAACAAGTAGTTGTAACCACCTTGAATTTCGATGTCCGAGATAAAAATGAAGTATTTAAAAAAATAGAAAGTTTGCCCGAATCCTTTAAAAATATCGATATTCTAATCAACAATGCCGGAAACGCTCACGGCTTGGATCCTATTCAGGATGGAAACTTAGATGATTGGGATGCCATGCTGGATATTAATGTAAAGGGATTGCTCTATGTAAGTAAAGCGGTAATTCCGGGAATGATCGAAAGAAAATCCGGGCATATCATCAATATTGGTTCTACCGCGGGCAAAGAAGTGTATCCCAATGGAAATGTGTATTGCGCCAGTAAATTTGCGGTAGATGCCCTAAACCAAGCAATGCGAATAGACCTTAATAAAACAGGGATTAAAGTAGGTGCCGTAAATCCAGGTTTAACCCAAACCGATTTTAGCAAAGTGCGTTTTAAGGGAGATAACGAGAAAGCAGAAAAAGTCTATCAAGGTTTCGAGGCGCTTCAGCCAGAAGATATTGCAGATATTATCTCTTTTGTGGTCTCCAGGCCCTATCATGTAAATATTGCAGACCTTACGGTGATGCCATCAGCCCAAGCCAGCAGTACTATTCTTAATAAAAACAAAGATTCTTAA
- a CDS encoding DUF4331 family protein produces the protein MKIYNIKFLFAALCASFLVVGCSNDDDDNGGGTPPPAEVDFTGTYSQVDHMGRPGINTVLSGSADIKNMHNVTIPSMMQATFQADFEAQLEGLHDAYAVLLGFTAEQVNYEPNILGVILNGGMETSEDNPNPVSAAVLTTVLSNDVLEVAPNAPTTYFNPGSGYPGFDGAIGFTGRTLQDDVIDVSLILLFGGETGARFNGQDGFPQLVTDGVAITADNITTSFPYIGAPE, from the coding sequence ATGAAAATATACAATATAAAATTTTTATTCGCAGCATTGTGTGCCAGCTTCTTGGTGGTAGGATGTAGTAATGATGATGACGATAATGGAGGCGGAACACCTCCACCTGCTGAAGTGGATTTTACCGGAACTTATAGTCAGGTAGATCATATGGGAAGACCTGGAATAAACACTGTTTTAAGCGGTAGTGCAGATATCAAGAACATGCACAATGTTACAATCCCTTCAATGATGCAAGCAACTTTTCAAGCCGATTTTGAAGCACAATTAGAAGGTTTGCATGATGCTTATGCCGTACTTTTAGGTTTTACTGCTGAGCAGGTAAATTACGAGCCAAATATTTTGGGGGTTATACTTAATGGAGGGATGGAAACTTCGGAAGACAATCCCAACCCGGTTTCTGCTGCTGTATTAACCACCGTCCTTTCAAATGATGTTTTGGAAGTTGCACCAAATGCACCCACTACTTATTTCAACCCGGGATCTGGATATCCAGGGTTTGATGGAGCTATTGGGTTTACCGGTAGAACATTGCAAGATGATGTAATAGATGTTTCACTTATCTTGCTTTTTGGTGGAGAAACCGGAGCTCGTTTTAATGGGCAAGATGGATTTCCACAATTAGTTACAGATGGGGTTGCTATTACCGCCGATAATATTACAACTAGCTTTCCTTATATTGGAGCGCCAGAATAA